From one Sphingomonas xanthus genomic stretch:
- the phaR gene encoding polyhydroxyalkanoate synthesis repressor PhaR codes for MAKAADKVTIKKYANRRLYDTESSSYITLDRLAAMIREGRDFEVVDAKSGEDITHQVLTQIIVDEEARGSTLLPVNFLRQLIGLYGGQMQGAVPPYLEAAMDAFQKQSATMTGAFGPNMFADMAKRNMALFEEAAGAMAGKKAKAGDEASDELGKLKAELAALQAKVDKLGK; via the coding sequence ATGGCCAAGGCGGCGGACAAGGTGACTATCAAGAAATACGCCAACCGGCGCCTCTACGATACCGAAAGCAGCAGCTACATCACGCTCGACCGGCTTGCCGCAATGATCCGCGAAGGCCGCGATTTCGAAGTGGTCGACGCCAAGTCGGGCGAGGACATCACCCACCAGGTCCTGACCCAGATCATCGTCGATGAAGAGGCGCGCGGATCAACTTTGCTGCCGGTAAATTTCCTGCGCCAGCTGATCGGCCTTTACGGCGGACAGATGCAGGGCGCAGTGCCCCCCTATCTCGAAGCCGCGATGGATGCTTTCCAGAAACAGTCGGCGACGATGACCGGCGCGTTCGGCCCGAACATGTTCGCCGACATGGCCAAGCGCAACATGGCTCTGTTCGAGGAAGCGGCCGGCGCGATGGCCGGCAAGAAAGCGAAGGCCGGCGACGAAGCGAGCGACGAACTGGGCAAGCTGAAGGCCGAATTGGCCGCACTGCAGGCAAAGGTCGATAAGCTCGGCAAATGA
- a CDS encoding response regulator, translating into MNAHSPVRIVMIEDDEGHARLIEKNIRRAGINNEIRHFLDGGSGLDFLFNSPHGPAHNGPALVLLDLNLPDMSGTDILARIKGDEKLHRVPVVVLTTTDDKVEIQRCYDLGCNVYITKPVNYESFADAIKQLGLFLSVIQVPSNAA; encoded by the coding sequence GTGAACGCACACAGTCCGGTCCGGATCGTCATGATCGAGGACGATGAAGGCCATGCCCGGCTGATCGAGAAAAACATCCGCCGCGCCGGGATCAACAACGAGATCCGCCATTTCCTCGATGGCGGAAGCGGACTGGATTTCCTGTTCAACAGCCCCCACGGACCGGCGCACAATGGGCCGGCGCTGGTCCTCCTCGATCTCAACCTGCCGGACATGAGCGGCACCGACATCCTCGCCAGGATCAAGGGTGACGAAAAGTTGCACCGCGTTCCCGTGGTCGTCCTCACCACCACCGACGACAAGGTCGAAATCCAGCGCTGCTACGACCTTGGCTGCAACGTCTACATCACCAAGCCGGTCAATTATGAAAGCTTCGCCGACGCGATCAAGCAGCTTGGGCTGTTCCTTTCGGTGATCCAGGTGCCGAGCAACGCGGCCTGA
- a CDS encoding sensor histidine kinase: MIMFQIDDRRFNRLAIAGLIVGFLLVLAAFAASLWVFRSNTQANALVERTHDIVDEIARLEIMVERAETARRGIVLWPDIYRVGIYQESVAAIPHSIDRLKKLVEANPDQVERVRELEQTLRFHVREMDDSVDLARSGETLGAQQIFIADISSQPTIRAIRTQADAMRSEEIRRLEQRTAAVGRNILHVQYALALTGLLLMLLGAATFWLVRRYTRDLTTTRDRLKLLNNDLESAVDERTRDLTRANEEIQRFAYIVSHDLRSPLVNVMGFTAELDRAGKIVTAFVESVETQHPELVDEEARLAAREDLPEAIGFIRSSTQKMDRLINAILDLSRQGRRVLTPEHMPMDQVIADIADSLAVQAEKRGAAIRIESPLPDINHDRLAVEQLFSNLIENATKYLHPGRAGKVVVRGKRDGKRVRFEVEDNGRGIAPEDHERVFELFRRSGKQDQEGEGIGLANVRALAYRLGGMVTVKSALSEGSTFIVDLPVTFAKEGKEQ, from the coding sequence ATGATCATGTTCCAGATCGACGATCGCCGCTTCAACCGGCTTGCGATCGCGGGTCTGATCGTCGGCTTCCTCCTTGTCCTTGCTGCCTTTGCCGCCTCCTTGTGGGTATTCCGGTCGAACACGCAGGCGAACGCGCTGGTCGAGCGCACCCATGACATCGTCGATGAGATCGCTCGGCTGGAGATCATGGTCGAACGTGCCGAAACGGCGAGGCGCGGAATCGTCCTGTGGCCCGACATCTACCGGGTTGGAATCTACCAGGAGAGCGTCGCAGCGATACCCCACTCGATCGACCGGCTGAAAAAACTGGTCGAAGCCAATCCCGACCAGGTCGAACGGGTACGCGAGCTTGAACAGACGCTCCGCTTCCATGTCCGGGAAATGGACGATTCGGTGGACCTGGCACGGAGCGGCGAAACGCTCGGCGCGCAGCAGATCTTCATCGCCGACATTTCCAGCCAGCCGACCATTCGGGCCATCCGAACGCAGGCCGACGCCATGCGCAGCGAGGAGATCCGGCGGCTGGAGCAGCGGACTGCGGCGGTCGGCCGCAACATCCTCCACGTGCAATATGCACTGGCGCTGACCGGCCTGTTGCTGATGCTGCTGGGCGCGGCGACCTTCTGGCTGGTCCGGCGCTACACGCGCGACCTGACGACAACTCGCGACCGGCTGAAGCTGCTCAACAACGACCTTGAAAGCGCCGTTGACGAGCGGACCCGCGATCTCACCCGCGCCAATGAGGAAATCCAGCGCTTCGCCTATATCGTCAGCCATGACCTGCGTTCCCCGCTGGTCAATGTGATGGGCTTCACCGCGGAGCTAGACCGCGCAGGGAAAATCGTCACCGCCTTCGTCGAAAGCGTCGAGACCCAGCATCCCGAACTGGTGGACGAGGAAGCGCGGCTGGCGGCGCGCGAGGACCTACCCGAGGCGATTGGCTTCATCCGCTCCTCAACCCAGAAGATGGACCGGCTGATCAACGCCATCCTCGACCTGTCGCGGCAGGGCCGCCGCGTGCTGACGCCCGAACATATGCCCATGGATCAGGTCATCGCCGACATCGCCGACAGCCTTGCCGTCCAGGCCGAGAAGCGCGGCGCGGCGATCCGCATCGAAAGCCCGCTGCCCGACATCAATCACGACCGGCTGGCGGTCGAGCAGCTGTTTTCCAACCTGATCGAGAATGCCACCAAATATCTGCATCCCGGACGGGCCGGTAAGGTTGTCGTGCGCGGCAAGCGCGACGGCAAGAGGGTCCGGTTCGAAGTCGAAGACAATGGGCGCGGGATTGCGCCCGAAGACCATGAACGCGTGTTCGAACTGTTCCGCCGCTCGGGAAAACAGGACCAGGAAGGCGAAGGCATCGGGCTCGCCAATGTCCGCGCACTTGCCTATCGGCTAGGCGGGATGGTGACGGTGAAATCGGCCTTAAGCGAAGGTTCAACCTTCATCGTCGATTTGCCGGTCACTTTCGCCAAGGAGGGGAAAGAACAGTGA